The following coding sequences lie in one Vibrio sp. BS-M-Sm-2 genomic window:
- a CDS encoding YciK family oxidoreductase has product MDYPISTDALKDKVILVTGAGAGIGRQAALSFAQHGATVILLGRNVKNLEFIYDEIESAGYPQPAIIPLDLKGATKQNYVDMAETIESQFGRLDGLLHNAGVLGTLSPFEQIDEETFDDVMQINLKSEFLMTQALLPALKKAEAGRIVFTSSTVGHSGRAFWGTYAISKFATEGMMQILADELEDTNIRVNAINPGGTQTRMRAKAYPGEDANKLKTPLDIIPLYLHLMNPSVTDINGQCIDAQPK; this is encoded by the coding sequence GTGGATTACCCAATCTCTACAGATGCCCTCAAAGATAAAGTAATTTTGGTTACAGGTGCCGGTGCTGGCATTGGTCGCCAAGCTGCACTAAGCTTCGCTCAACATGGCGCAACTGTCATTCTGTTAGGCCGCAATGTAAAAAACCTAGAATTCATTTACGATGAAATCGAAAGCGCTGGTTACCCGCAGCCTGCAATTATCCCATTGGATTTAAAAGGCGCGACAAAACAGAACTACGTTGATATGGCTGAAACCATTGAATCGCAGTTCGGTCGTTTAGACGGTCTACTTCATAACGCTGGCGTTTTAGGTACTCTGAGCCCGTTTGAGCAGATTGATGAAGAAACCTTTGATGATGTTATGCAGATCAATCTGAAGTCTGAGTTCTTGATGACTCAAGCACTTTTACCTGCACTTAAGAAAGCGGAAGCGGGTCGTATCGTATTCACCTCTTCTACCGTTGGTCACTCTGGCCGTGCATTCTGGGGCACTTACGCGATTTCTAAGTTTGCTACCGAAGGTATGATGCAGATCTTAGCGGACGAGCTTGAAGACACAAACATCCGTGTTAACGCGATCAACCCAGGCGGCACGCAAACACGCATGCGTGCAAAAGCGTACCCAGGTGAAGATGCTAACAAGCTGAAAACGCCACTGGACATTATCCCACTGTACCTACACTTAATGAACCCAAGTGTGACAGACATTAATGGCCAATGTATCGACGCTCAACCTAAGTAG
- a CDS encoding SpoVR family protein, giving the protein MTAKSNVAEKSNIADRDKATQKKNDKMLPDGPDWTFNLLEKYHVEIKRVAQHYRLDTYPNQIEVITSEQMMDAYSSIGMPINYNHWSFGKKFIQTEQNYKHGQMGLAYEIVINSDPCIAYLMEENTVTMQALVMAHACYGHNSFFKGNYLFQTWTDAGSIIDYLLFAKKYISGCEEKYGVAEVEQLLDSCHALMNYGVDRYKRPEKISIAEETARQEEREAYLQSQVNELWRTVPKNQDKEKETKIRFPSEPQENILYFIEKNAPLLEPWQRECVRIVRKVSQYFYPQKQTQVMNEGWATFWHYTILNHLYDEGLVSDKFILEFLHSHTSVVAQPAYNSPYFSGINPYALGFAMFRDIRRICEEPTDEDKEWFPELAGSDWLEAVHFAMHNFKDESFISQYLSPKIIRDFKLFSVLDDDRKNTIEVSAIHDDPGYRLIREKLAAQYNLSNLEPNIQVFNVDVRGDRSMTLQYVPHDRIPLDKGYDEVMKHLYRLWGFDVILEELKDTGHREILTTCPKRNDYGAKI; this is encoded by the coding sequence ATGACAGCGAAATCAAACGTTGCAGAGAAATCAAACATTGCCGATAGAGACAAGGCTACACAGAAAAAAAACGACAAGATGCTGCCTGATGGTCCAGATTGGACGTTCAACCTATTGGAGAAATATCACGTCGAAATTAAGCGTGTGGCGCAGCATTACCGTTTAGATACTTATCCGAACCAAATTGAAGTGATTACTTCAGAGCAGATGATGGATGCATACTCAAGCATTGGTATGCCTATCAATTACAACCACTGGTCTTTTGGTAAAAAATTCATTCAAACCGAGCAAAACTACAAGCATGGCCAAATGGGCTTAGCCTACGAAATTGTGATCAATTCAGATCCTTGTATCGCTTATCTGATGGAAGAAAACACGGTAACGATGCAGGCTCTGGTAATGGCTCACGCTTGCTACGGCCACAACTCTTTCTTTAAAGGCAACTACCTGTTTCAAACCTGGACAGACGCCGGTTCCATCATCGATTACTTGCTGTTCGCTAAGAAGTATATCAGTGGTTGTGAAGAGAAATATGGCGTCGCTGAGGTTGAGCAGCTCCTTGATTCTTGCCATGCATTAATGAATTACGGCGTAGACCGATACAAACGTCCTGAGAAGATTTCCATTGCTGAAGAAACCGCAAGGCAGGAAGAGCGAGAGGCTTACCTACAATCTCAAGTCAATGAGCTGTGGAGAACTGTGCCTAAAAATCAAGACAAGGAAAAAGAAACCAAAATCCGCTTTCCTAGCGAGCCTCAAGAGAACATTCTTTACTTTATCGAGAAGAACGCACCACTGCTTGAACCTTGGCAGCGTGAGTGTGTTCGTATCGTTCGCAAGGTAAGCCAGTACTTCTACCCTCAGAAACAAACTCAAGTCATGAACGAAGGCTGGGCAACCTTCTGGCATTACACCATTCTTAACCATCTTTATGATGAAGGCTTGGTGAGTGATAAGTTCATCTTAGAGTTCCTGCACAGCCATACCAGTGTAGTCGCGCAACCTGCTTACAACAGTCCTTACTTCAGCGGGATAAACCCTTACGCACTTGGCTTCGCGATGTTTAGAGACATTCGACGCATTTGTGAAGAGCCAACCGATGAAGACAAAGAGTGGTTCCCAGAGCTGGCAGGAAGTGATTGGTTAGAGGCGGTGCACTTTGCAATGCACAACTTCAAAGATGAAAGCTTTATTAGCCAATATCTTTCTCCAAAGATCATTCGTGACTTTAAGCTGTTTTCAGTGCTTGATGATGACCGAAAAAACACCATTGAAGTGAGTGCTATACATGATGACCCGGGCTATCGCCTGATTCGTGAGAAGCTTGCGGCGCAATACAACCTAAGTAACCTTGAACCAAACATTCAGGTGTTTAACGTCGATGTTCGTGGTGACCGATCAATGACGCTGCAGTATGTGCCTCATGACCGTATCCCGCTTGATAAAGGCTACGACGAAGTGATGAAGCATCTCTATCGCTTGTGGGGCTTTGATGTGATTTTGGAAGAGCTCAAAGATACGGGTCATAGAGAGATTCTGACGACTTGTCCAAAACGTAATGACTATGGAGCCAAGATTTAA
- a CDS encoding YeaH/YhbH family protein, with product MAQFIDRRLNGKNKSAVNRQRFLRRHKEQIKESVADAVNRRSITNTETGEDVTIPHKDIKEPSFHQGQGGVRERVHPGNDQFITGDKIERPKGGGQGGGSGQGDASPDGEGQDEFTFQISKDEYLDILFEDLALPNLEKNQVNKITEWKTHRSGYQSAGIPSNIAIVRSLQQSLARRTAMTAGKKRELNLLMEQLDQVKMTEPAQPFEESRLKEEIAELRKKIENVPFIDTFDLRFKNYEKRPIPSSQAVMFCLMDVSGSMDQATKDIAKRFYVLLYLFLNRTYENVDVVFIRHHTQAKEVDEHEFFYSQETGGTIVSSALKLMKEIVADRYPANEWNIYAAQASDGDNWADDSPRCKELLVNTLLPTCQYYSYIEITRRSHQTLWHEYEKLESSFDNFAMKNIKTVDDIFPVFRELFQKETA from the coding sequence ATGGCACAATTTATCGATCGGAGGCTCAATGGCAAGAATAAGAGTGCTGTAAATAGACAGCGATTCTTACGACGCCATAAAGAGCAAATCAAAGAATCTGTGGCCGATGCAGTCAACCGACGTTCAATCACCAATACTGAAACTGGTGAAGACGTTACTATTCCTCATAAAGACATCAAAGAGCCAAGCTTTCACCAAGGTCAAGGCGGCGTAAGAGAACGTGTTCACCCTGGTAATGATCAGTTCATCACTGGCGACAAAATTGAGCGTCCTAAAGGTGGCGGTCAAGGTGGTGGTTCTGGCCAAGGCGATGCAAGCCCTGATGGCGAAGGCCAAGATGAATTTACCTTCCAAATTTCAAAAGATGAGTATCTTGATATTCTCTTTGAAGATTTAGCTCTGCCTAATCTAGAGAAAAATCAGGTCAACAAAATCACCGAATGGAAAACCCACCGCTCTGGTTACCAAAGTGCGGGGATTCCATCCAACATCGCTATTGTTCGTTCACTGCAGCAATCTCTAGCTCGTAGAACCGCGATGACAGCAGGTAAAAAGCGCGAGCTTAACCTACTGATGGAGCAACTTGACCAAGTTAAAATGACGGAACCGGCACAACCCTTCGAAGAAAGTCGCTTAAAAGAAGAGATTGCCGAGCTACGCAAAAAAATTGAAAACGTGCCATTCATTGATACCTTCGACTTACGTTTTAAAAACTATGAGAAGCGCCCTATTCCATCTAGCCAAGCGGTAATGTTCTGCTTGATGGATGTGTCCGGCTCAATGGACCAAGCTACCAAAGACATCGCAAAACGCTTCTACGTGCTGCTTTATCTGTTCCTAAACCGCACCTACGAAAACGTCGATGTTGTGTTTATTCGTCACCATACTCAGGCTAAAGAAGTCGACGAGCATGAGTTTTTCTACTCCCAAGAAACCGGTGGCACCATCGTTTCTAGTGCACTGAAACTAATGAAAGAAATAGTTGCAGATCGCTACCCAGCTAATGAGTGGAACATCTATGCAGCACAAGCCTCTGATGGCGATAACTGGGCTGATGACTCTCCTCGTTGTAAAGAGCTGCTGGTGAATACGCTTCTGCCAACTTGCCAATATTACTCTTACATCGAAATAACACGCCGCTCTCATCAAACGCTTTGGCACGAATACGAAAAACTCGAGAGTAGCTTCGACAACTTCGCAATGAAAAACATTAAGACGGTGGATGATATTTTTCCTGTGTTTAGAGAACTGTTCCAGAAAGAGACAGCGTAA
- the imuA gene encoding translesion DNA synthesis-associated protein ImuA encodes MHELIKNLQDRQLIWKGLQSTTQGSTTSTGYPQLDKQLDGGFPTHGVIEVESQQGIGELRLLTPYLAQQNSQKLAIFINPPGKICAEYFNDQNIPLENILVIQPQRDLDALWAAEQCLKSGACHSVLLWGADLEIHQTKRLQAASETGKCLQFHFKATSHNQLSLPVSLSMKLSSHAQGLKVEVTKRKGSWSYGSFILDMSQNWPLLTEKVINENSSTHALSDNTVLAFPIAKQG; translated from the coding sequence ATGCATGAACTAATAAAAAACTTACAAGACCGCCAGTTAATCTGGAAAGGATTACAATCAACAACGCAAGGAAGTACCACTTCGACAGGCTATCCTCAATTGGATAAACAGCTTGATGGAGGCTTCCCAACGCACGGCGTTATTGAGGTTGAATCACAACAAGGGATCGGCGAACTTCGTCTACTCACACCCTATTTAGCTCAACAAAACTCACAGAAACTGGCCATTTTCATCAACCCACCAGGGAAGATCTGTGCCGAGTATTTCAACGACCAAAACATTCCACTAGAGAACATCCTAGTCATCCAACCTCAGCGTGATCTCGATGCATTGTGGGCCGCAGAGCAGTGCCTCAAAAGTGGTGCCTGCCATTCTGTTTTGCTATGGGGAGCGGATCTAGAAATTCACCAAACCAAGCGCCTGCAAGCAGCAAGCGAAACAGGCAAGTGTCTGCAATTTCATTTTAAAGCCACCAGCCATAATCAGTTATCCCTACCCGTTTCTTTAAGCATGAAGCTGTCTTCTCACGCCCAAGGGTTAAAGGTTGAAGTCACGAAAAGAAAAGGCAGTTGGTCGTATGGCAGCTTTATTCTGGACATGAGCCAGAACTGGCCGTTACTCACAGAAAAAGTCATCAATGAAAACAGTTCGACTCACGCTTTGTCTGATAACACGGTGCTGGCTTTCCCTATTGCGAAACAAGGCTAG
- the sohB gene encoding protease SohB produces the protein MEFLLDYGLFLAKIATVVIAIIAILVIAKSVGGKSSAIKGELEITNLSEHHKQTIEQLEHHLHDDAFIKARDKAEKKAEKEKVKSRGKEVKKAAKEGELDSKREPHLFVLDFNGSIDAKEVASLREEVTAVLAVAREGDEVLLKLESGGGMVHGYGLASSQLDRIKAAGLPLTISVDKVAASGGYMMACIADKIVSAPFAIVGSIGVIAQLPNFNKLLKKHDIEFEQLTAGEYKRTLTMFGENSDKAREKFKEELEETHGLFKDFIRDHRPALDLEKVATGEHWFGTQAHELGLVDEISTSDDLVVAACKDKTVLAIHYVQKKKLSDKLAGVAGKSADSVLMKLIERGQKPIV, from the coding sequence TTGGAATTTTTGTTGGACTACGGCCTGTTTTTAGCCAAGATTGCGACCGTTGTAATCGCCATCATCGCAATTTTAGTGATTGCTAAATCTGTGGGTGGGAAATCAAGCGCGATTAAAGGTGAGCTGGAAATCACGAACCTATCTGAACACCATAAACAGACGATTGAACAATTAGAGCACCATCTACACGACGATGCTTTCATCAAAGCCCGTGATAAAGCAGAAAAGAAAGCAGAAAAAGAGAAAGTAAAATCACGCGGTAAAGAAGTAAAGAAAGCAGCGAAAGAGGGGGAGCTTGATAGCAAGCGTGAACCACATCTATTCGTTCTTGATTTTAACGGCAGCATTGATGCAAAAGAAGTAGCTTCATTACGTGAAGAGGTAACGGCGGTTCTGGCTGTGGCTCGTGAAGGCGATGAAGTCTTACTTAAGCTTGAGTCTGGCGGTGGCATGGTTCACGGCTATGGCTTGGCGTCCTCTCAACTTGATCGTATCAAAGCAGCAGGTTTGCCTCTGACTATCTCGGTAGACAAAGTAGCAGCAAGTGGCGGTTACATGATGGCATGTATCGCAGACAAAATCGTATCTGCACCTTTTGCTATTGTTGGCTCTATTGGCGTTATCGCTCAATTGCCAAACTTCAATAAACTGCTGAAGAAACACGATATCGAGTTCGAACAGCTAACGGCAGGTGAGTACAAACGTACATTAACCATGTTTGGTGAGAACAGCGATAAAGCACGTGAGAAATTCAAAGAAGAGTTAGAAGAGACACATGGCCTATTCAAAGACTTCATTCGTGACCATCGTCCAGCACTCGATCTTGAAAAAGTAGCAACGGGTGAACACTGGTTTGGTACACAAGCACATGAGCTTGGGCTGGTGGATGAGATCAGCACTTCTGATGATTTAGTCGTAGCGGCATGTAAGGACAAAACGGTTCTAGCGATTCACTACGTACAGAAGAAAAAGCTGTCAGACAAACTAGCGGGTGTGGCAGGTAAATCTGCAGACAGCGTGCTGATGAAGCTGATTGAACGCGGCCAAAAGCCGATTGTTTAA